One segment of Synechococcus sp. MU1617 DNA contains the following:
- the rnc gene encoding ribonuclease III — translation MDPSRAAALTNLIQQLDAEIPINPELLALVDQALTHVSTGRARNLERLEFLGDAVLRLAATEFIDRHHADLAVGACSNLRAQLVSDRWLADVGATLVIEQHLLLGRHAQGDRSAQSRLRADATEALIGALYSALGDLEPVHRWLTPHWHATAQAVLATPHQFNGKTALQEWSQGQGLGLPDYATEECSHQHGDPERFLCRVSIHNKELAEAKGRSRKEAEQNAAAAALQILEGSDAPQASQ, via the coding sequence GTGGATCCATCCCGCGCCGCAGCGCTCACCAACCTGATCCAGCAGCTCGACGCTGAGATTCCAATCAACCCTGAGCTACTCGCCCTGGTGGATCAGGCCCTGACCCACGTGTCGACCGGGCGAGCCCGCAACCTGGAACGGCTGGAGTTCCTTGGTGATGCGGTGCTGCGGCTCGCCGCCACCGAATTCATCGACCGCCACCACGCCGATCTCGCGGTGGGCGCCTGCTCCAACCTGCGGGCCCAACTGGTCAGCGACCGCTGGCTGGCAGACGTGGGTGCAACGCTTGTCATCGAACAGCACCTGCTGTTGGGGCGGCACGCCCAAGGGGATCGTTCCGCCCAATCAAGGCTGCGGGCCGATGCCACCGAGGCACTCATCGGAGCGTTGTACAGCGCCCTCGGAGATCTTGAGCCGGTTCACCGCTGGCTCACCCCCCACTGGCACGCCACCGCCCAAGCGGTGCTGGCGACTCCCCATCAGTTCAACGGCAAAACCGCCCTGCAGGAGTGGAGCCAAGGCCAAGGGCTGGGACTGCCCGACTACGCCACCGAGGAATGCAGCCACCAGCACGGAGACCCCGAACGCTTCCTCTGCCGGGTGAGCATCCACAACAAAGAGCTGGCGGAGGCCAAGGGCCGCTCCCGCAAAGAGGCCGAGCAGAACGCCGCCGCTGCTGCCCTTCAAATCCTGGAGGGCAGCGACGCGCCGCAGGCATCGCAGTGA